A genomic window from Sanguibacter antarcticus includes:
- a CDS encoding RecB family exonuclease, translating into MPASSSDATAPAPPQSDVPLPVPVRRPGLSPSRANDFTQCPLLFRFRVVDKLPEPPSTAAVRGTLVHSVLERLYDAPLGERTVAHAQGLLPGEWSRLQEARPEYGELFASTEESSAWLASAGKLVATYFTLEDPTRLEPEGRELFVESQLDGGPLLRGIIDRIDVAPDGAVRVVDYKSGKSPRAGYESSAVFQMRFYGLVVWRERGTVPKMLQLVYLGDGKVLRNEPTEDELVATETRVRALWSSIEQAARSGEWRPRRTPLCGWCAHQSICPEFGGTSPAVDPDAVERALGVRPAQAAGR; encoded by the coding sequence ATGCCCGCCTCATCGTCTGACGCCACCGCACCCGCTCCCCCGCAGTCCGACGTCCCGCTGCCCGTTCCCGTCCGCAGGCCGGGTCTCTCGCCCTCCCGCGCCAACGACTTCACACAGTGCCCGCTCCTGTTCCGGTTCCGTGTCGTCGACAAGCTGCCCGAGCCACCGAGCACGGCTGCGGTGCGCGGCACGCTGGTCCACTCGGTCCTCGAGCGTCTCTACGACGCGCCGCTCGGCGAGCGTACGGTCGCCCACGCCCAGGGGCTGCTCCCCGGAGAGTGGTCGCGCCTGCAGGAAGCACGGCCCGAGTACGGAGAGCTCTTCGCGTCGACGGAGGAGTCGTCCGCGTGGCTCGCGAGCGCGGGGAAGCTCGTCGCCACCTACTTCACCTTGGAGGACCCGACGCGCCTCGAGCCGGAGGGGCGCGAGCTGTTCGTCGAGTCGCAGCTCGACGGCGGTCCGCTGCTGCGCGGGATCATCGACAGGATCGACGTGGCGCCCGACGGTGCGGTGCGGGTCGTGGACTACAAGTCGGGGAAGTCTCCGCGGGCAGGGTATGAGAGCTCTGCGGTCTTCCAGATGCGCTTCTACGGGCTCGTCGTGTGGCGCGAGCGCGGGACCGTGCCGAAGATGCTCCAGCTGGTCTATCTCGGCGACGGCAAGGTCTTGCGCAACGAACCGACCGAGGACGAGCTCGTCGCGACCGAGACCCGGGTGCGTGCGCTGTGGTCGAGCATCGAGCAGGCGGCTCGCTCCGGCGAGTGGCGCCCCCGTCGCACCCCGCTGTGCGGGTGGTGCGCCCATCAGAGCATCTGCCCCGAGTTCGGAGGCACCAGCCCGGCTGTGGACCCCGACGCCGTCGAGCGTGCGCTCGGGGTCAGGCCTGCGCAGGCAGCAGGTCGATGA
- a CDS encoding HAD family hydrolase, protein MPSHLDDSVAPAAATGPQGAADPAVLAVDQPDRALALPRAVLWDLDGTLIDSEPYWMAAEYELVRSRGGSWTHDDALSLVGNPLGSSALILQAHGVDLSVEEIITFLITRVAAQVAGAVPWQPGAAEALAWLRANDVPCALVTMSYRSLADSFVARAPAGTFAAVVAGDEVTHGKPHPEPYLRAAELLGVPIEECLVVEDSPAGVGSALACGAVAVGVEVMVPLPVSSRLSRLSSLHDFTPDLVDRVVRGEVIDLLPAQA, encoded by the coding sequence ATGCCCTCACACCTCGACGACTCCGTCGCGCCTGCAGCCGCCACCGGACCGCAAGGAGCCGCCGATCCCGCGGTCCTGGCGGTCGATCAGCCCGACCGCGCACTGGCACTCCCGCGCGCGGTCCTGTGGGACCTGGACGGCACGCTCATCGACTCTGAGCCCTACTGGATGGCGGCCGAGTACGAGCTCGTCCGGTCGCGGGGCGGCTCGTGGACGCACGACGACGCGCTCAGCCTGGTCGGCAACCCGCTCGGGTCGTCGGCACTGATCCTCCAGGCGCACGGAGTCGACCTGTCGGTCGAGGAGATCATCACGTTCCTCATCACGCGGGTGGCGGCGCAGGTCGCAGGAGCCGTGCCCTGGCAGCCGGGCGCGGCCGAGGCTCTCGCCTGGTTGCGCGCGAACGACGTCCCGTGCGCGCTCGTCACGATGTCCTACCGGTCCCTCGCGGACTCGTTCGTCGCCCGGGCTCCCGCCGGCACCTTCGCTGCCGTGGTCGCTGGTGACGAGGTGACGCACGGCAAGCCGCACCCTGAGCCGTACCTCCGGGCCGCGGAGCTGCTCGGGGTCCCCATCGAGGAGTGCCTCGTCGTCGAGGACTCACCGGCCGGTGTCGGCTCCGCGCTCGCGTGCGGAGCCGTCGCCGTCGGCGTCGAGGTCATGGTCCCGCTCCCCGTCTCGTCGCGGCTCAGCAGGCTCTCGTCGTTGCACGACTTCACACCTGACCTCGTCGACCGTGTGGTGCGGGGAGAGGTCATCGACCTGCTGCCTGCGCAGGCCTGA
- a CDS encoding PAC2 family protein, whose protein sequence is MNAPLPTPESQSSTPGADDQDAIMLAAFEGWNDAGSAASSALLHLSDLWDADQIDELDPEDYHDFQVNRPIVATDAAGNRELTWPTTTISVAHGPTTGRRIVLVHGIEPSMRWKSYCTELLEIARTLGVSTVVTLGALLADVPHTRPIPVTITSDDPAVQSLLEVEGSTYEGPTGIVGVLHQAAQTSGFHSLSVWAAVPHYVAHPPSPKATVSILTRLEAFLGETIPLGDLTEDAEAWQHGVDELAAEDTEIAEYVEQLEQAKDTVELPEASGEAIAREFEQYLRRRDKGS, encoded by the coding sequence ATGAACGCGCCACTCCCCACCCCTGAATCTCAGTCTTCGACCCCCGGCGCAGACGACCAGGACGCCATCATGCTTGCCGCGTTCGAGGGCTGGAACGACGCCGGCAGCGCGGCCAGCTCGGCGCTGCTGCACCTGAGCGACCTGTGGGACGCCGACCAGATCGACGAGCTCGACCCGGAGGACTATCACGACTTCCAGGTGAACCGGCCGATCGTCGCGACCGATGCGGCCGGCAACCGCGAGCTGACCTGGCCCACCACGACGATCTCTGTCGCGCACGGACCGACCACCGGGCGACGGATCGTCCTCGTCCACGGCATCGAGCCGTCCATGCGGTGGAAGAGCTATTGCACCGAGCTGCTGGAGATCGCACGCACGCTGGGGGTCTCGACGGTCGTCACGCTCGGCGCGCTCCTCGCGGACGTGCCCCACACCCGGCCGATCCCTGTCACCATCACGTCAGACGATCCCGCCGTCCAGTCGTTGCTCGAGGTCGAAGGCAGCACCTACGAAGGCCCGACCGGCATCGTCGGTGTCCTGCACCAGGCTGCGCAGACGTCCGGGTTCCACTCGCTGTCGGTCTGGGCGGCCGTCCCGCACTACGTGGCGCACCCGCCCTCGCCCAAGGCGACGGTCTCGATCCTCACCCGGCTCGAGGCGTTCCTCGGCGAGACGATCCCGCTCGGCGACCTCACAGAAGACGCCGAGGCATGGCAGCACGGGGTCGACGAGCTCGCCGCGGAGGACACCGAGATCGCCGAGTACGTCGAGCAGCTGGAGCAGGCCAAAGACACGGTGGAGCTGCCGGAAGCGAGCGGCGAAGCCATCGCTCGCGAGTTCGAGCAGTACCTCAGGCGCCGCGACAAGGGGTCATGA
- the mshC gene encoding cysteine--1-D-myo-inosityl 2-amino-2-deoxy-alpha-D-glucopyranoside ligase, with translation MLTWPAPQIPVLPGRGDSVHVYDSSTGRLVVAAPGPRATLYVCGITPYDATHLGHAATYVAFDLLGRAWRDAGLAVTYASNVTDVDDPLLERATSLGIDWRDLAVDQTALFAEDMAALGVVPPDVYLGAVETVEPVARAVEALIDQGAAYRVPLEPGAGGTSPELGDVYADVTADPSFGTVAHHDDATMVDLFRERGGDPDRPGKHHALDPLLWRRERIGEPTWDGGSLGTGRPGWHIECAVIARGALGLPFDVQGGGSDLQFPHHEMSTSHARLLGDGDTHGVGATTHVHAGLVAYEGEKMSKSRGNLVFVSRLRADGVEPMAIRLALLAHHYRSDWEWTDADLTGGARRFETWRSAVSGNGGPDAMPTLAAIRAALANDLDAPAALAAVDAWAERSLAGESEAFVGAPGVVARAVNALLGVRL, from the coding sequence GTGCTCACCTGGCCCGCTCCTCAGATCCCTGTTCTCCCCGGTCGCGGTGACAGCGTCCACGTCTACGACAGCTCGACGGGCCGCCTCGTCGTCGCTGCTCCGGGACCTCGAGCGACGCTCTACGTCTGCGGGATCACGCCGTACGACGCGACCCACCTCGGCCACGCCGCCACCTACGTCGCGTTCGACCTCCTCGGCCGCGCCTGGCGCGACGCCGGTCTCGCCGTGACCTACGCCTCCAACGTCACGGACGTCGACGACCCGCTCCTCGAACGTGCCACGAGTCTCGGGATCGACTGGCGGGACCTGGCGGTCGACCAGACCGCCCTCTTCGCCGAAGACATGGCAGCGCTCGGCGTCGTCCCGCCCGACGTCTATCTCGGTGCGGTTGAGACCGTCGAGCCGGTCGCGCGCGCAGTCGAAGCCCTCATCGACCAGGGGGCCGCGTACCGGGTGCCGCTCGAGCCCGGTGCGGGTGGCACCTCGCCCGAGCTGGGCGACGTCTACGCGGACGTCACGGCTGACCCGTCCTTCGGGACGGTCGCACACCACGACGACGCGACGATGGTCGACCTCTTCCGGGAGCGTGGCGGCGACCCCGACCGTCCGGGAAAGCACCATGCGCTCGACCCTCTCCTGTGGCGCCGCGAACGCATCGGTGAGCCCACCTGGGACGGAGGGTCTCTCGGGACCGGCCGTCCGGGATGGCACATCGAGTGCGCCGTCATCGCCCGGGGAGCGCTCGGGCTCCCGTTCGACGTCCAAGGTGGAGGCTCTGACCTGCAGTTCCCGCACCACGAGATGAGCACCTCGCACGCCCGCCTCCTGGGTGACGGCGACACCCACGGCGTCGGCGCGACGACCCACGTCCACGCGGGTCTCGTCGCCTACGAGGGCGAGAAGATGAGCAAGTCCCGCGGAAACCTCGTCTTCGTCTCGCGGTTGCGTGCCGACGGCGTCGAACCGATGGCGATCCGGCTCGCGCTGCTCGCGCACCACTACCGCAGCGACTGGGAGTGGACCGACGCCGATCTCACGGGGGGAGCGCGCCGGTTCGAGACGTGGCGTTCCGCCGTCTCAGGGAACGGTGGTCCCGACGCGATGCCGACGCTCGCAGCGATCCGCGCCGCCCTCGCGAACGACCTCGACGCACCTGCCGCGCTCGCCGCGGTCGACGCGTGGGCTGAGCGCTCCCTGGCGGGCGAGTCCGAGGCATTCGTCGGCGCTCCTGGGGTCGTCGCCCGCGCCGTCAACGCTCTGCTCGGGGTGCGGCTCTAG
- a CDS encoding undecaprenyl-diphosphate phosphatase, translating to MNAFEAIFLGLVQGLTEFLPVSSSAHLRIIGELIGSSDPGAAFTAITQIGTECAVLLYFRRDLARICVAWWKALRGDHGPTWRERMGEGDHDALMGWYIGLGSIPIVILGLLLQDSIETSFRNLYLTALMLAGFGLLLGWADKVGTKREPLEALNPRHAVFFGLAQAAALIPGVSRSGGTITAGLLMGYTREAAARYSFFLAIPAVLGSGFYKLATSAGEIGAEGMPSGGATFIATLVAFVVGYLVIIVFLKIVSTFSYTPFVRYRIGLAIVVVLLLLLGVLTPEGGV from the coding sequence GTGAACGCGTTCGAAGCCATCTTCCTCGGACTGGTCCAGGGACTCACTGAGTTCCTCCCCGTCTCGTCCAGCGCGCACCTGCGCATCATCGGTGAGCTCATCGGGTCCTCGGACCCAGGTGCTGCGTTCACTGCGATCACCCAGATCGGCACGGAGTGCGCCGTGCTGCTCTATTTCAGGAGGGACCTCGCTCGTATCTGCGTGGCATGGTGGAAAGCCTTGCGAGGCGACCACGGGCCGACGTGGCGCGAGCGCATGGGTGAAGGCGACCACGATGCGCTGATGGGCTGGTACATCGGGCTCGGAAGCATCCCGATCGTCATCCTCGGACTCCTCCTGCAAGACTCCATCGAGACCTCGTTCCGGAACCTCTACCTCACTGCACTCATGCTCGCCGGGTTCGGTCTGCTGCTCGGCTGGGCAGACAAGGTCGGCACGAAGAGGGAGCCGCTCGAGGCGCTCAACCCGCGCCACGCGGTGTTCTTCGGCCTCGCCCAGGCCGCTGCGCTCATCCCGGGCGTCTCGCGCTCCGGCGGAACGATCACAGCTGGACTCCTCATGGGCTACACCCGTGAGGCCGCGGCACGGTACTCGTTCTTCCTCGCGATCCCCGCCGTCCTCGGTTCCGGCTTCTACAAGCTCGCCACCTCTGCCGGCGAGATCGGTGCTGAGGGGATGCCGAGCGGGGGTGCGACGTTCATCGCGACGCTCGTGGCGTTCGTCGTCGGGTACCTCGTGATCATCGTCTTCCTCAAGATCGTCTCGACCTTCAGCTACACGCCGTTCGTGCGGTATCGCATCGGTCTGGCGATCGTCGTCGTGCTGCTCCTGCTCCTCGGGGTGCTCACGCCCGAGGGCGGCGTCTGA
- a CDS encoding aldo/keto reductase, with protein MEQRRVGRTGLHVSLLGLGTMSWGLDTDAQDAGEQLRDFCEAGGTFVDTAASYSSGASEEIIGTLLGAVVGRDEVVLCTKGGIRATPSGRVVDASRGGLIGSLDASLKRLGTDHVDLYLVQAPDPHTPLEETVSAMRHIVTSGRARYVGLSNHTAWQTGFAAAMLPAHGDAELAAVEVEHSLLERAIERDVVPAVEALGTGLVAWSALGRGVLTGKYRRSLPADSRGASRHLAGFVEPYLDDRASSIVDAVCTAAHGLGRAPLEVALAWVLERPYVACALVGARTPAQLREALSALDLDLPHAVATALDDVSSLDSEASPGT; from the coding sequence ATGGAACAACGCCGCGTAGGTCGAACAGGTCTGCACGTCTCGCTGCTGGGGCTCGGGACGATGTCCTGGGGGCTCGACACCGATGCACAAGACGCGGGAGAACAGCTGCGAGACTTCTGCGAGGCGGGAGGGACGTTCGTCGACACCGCGGCGTCCTACTCCTCCGGTGCGAGCGAGGAGATCATCGGTACTCTGCTCGGCGCGGTGGTCGGGCGCGACGAGGTCGTGCTGTGCACGAAGGGCGGGATCCGCGCGACCCCGTCCGGGCGTGTCGTCGATGCGTCTCGGGGCGGGCTCATCGGCTCGCTCGACGCCTCGCTCAAGCGGCTGGGCACCGACCACGTGGATCTCTACCTCGTCCAGGCCCCAGACCCCCACACGCCCCTCGAAGAGACCGTGTCGGCGATGCGTCACATCGTGACGAGCGGTCGCGCCCGGTACGTCGGGCTGTCCAACCACACGGCATGGCAGACCGGCTTCGCCGCAGCGATGCTCCCGGCCCACGGCGATGCCGAGCTCGCAGCCGTCGAGGTCGAGCACTCGCTCCTCGAGCGCGCGATCGAGCGCGACGTCGTGCCTGCCGTCGAGGCGCTGGGGACCGGGCTCGTCGCGTGGTCGGCGCTCGGCCGAGGCGTGCTCACCGGCAAGTACCGGCGCTCGCTCCCGGCAGACTCCCGCGGCGCGTCACGACACCTCGCCGGTTTCGTCGAGCCGTACCTCGACGATCGTGCCTCGTCGATCGTCGACGCCGTGTGCACCGCGGCGCACGGCCTCGGTCGAGCGCCGCTCGAGGTCGCGCTCGCGTGGGTGCTCGAACGACCGTACGTCGCGTGCGCTCTCGTCGGCGCGCGCACGCCGGCCCAGCTGCGGGAGGCGCTCAGCGCGCTCGACCTCGACCTGCCGCATGCTGTGGCGACGGCGCTCGACGACGTCAGCTCGCTCGACTCCGAGGCCTCGCCGGGAACCTGA
- a CDS encoding primosomal protein, with translation MTVDPRAALDRLVAALEAHYSAIVNRRGADDPAVDDFYYVLADAFDVYDTALEEVHHEATPFYLADDDSDDDDDDDDDDSDDDDDDGDDLDDDQDDEDDDDDEHDEG, from the coding sequence ATGACCGTCGACCCACGCGCAGCACTCGATCGCCTCGTCGCAGCTCTCGAGGCGCACTACTCAGCAATCGTCAACCGTCGAGGCGCCGACGACCCGGCTGTCGACGACTTCTACTACGTGCTCGCGGACGCGTTCGACGTCTATGACACCGCGCTCGAAGAGGTCCACCACGAGGCGACGCCGTTCTACCTCGCGGACGACGACTCGGACGACGACGATGACGACGACGACGATGATTCGGACGACGACGACGACGACGGCGACGACCTCGATGATGACCAGGATGATGAGGACGACGACGATGACGAGCACGACGAAGGCTGA
- a CDS encoding DUF5703 family protein — protein sequence MTDTDRTVHQDREGHWSAEGRQYEYRVVAVPRHASRSQTRQLLTEEAEYGRWELARSALYIGGERRVWLRRKIIRVRSTL from the coding sequence ATGACCGACACCGACCGCACCGTCCACCAGGACCGCGAAGGGCACTGGTCTGCAGAGGGTCGCCAGTACGAGTACCGCGTCGTAGCCGTGCCGCGCCACGCATCGCGCTCACAGACCCGTCAGCTCCTCACCGAGGAGGCCGAGTACGGGCGGTGGGAGCTCGCGCGCTCAGCCCTGTACATCGGCGGTGAGCGGCGCGTGTGGCTGCGGCGCAAGATCATCCGCGTGCGCAGCACGCTCTAG
- a CDS encoding M20/M25/M40 family metallo-hydrolase, whose translation MTSASDRSSRTAHPDTVQQAAAPVLTAQDEVVRICRDLLRIDTSNYGDNEGPGERAAAEYVMGLLQEVGLDPELFESSPGRANVVVRIPGQDPSRPALVLHGHLDVVPAQAADWAVDPFAGEEIDGLLWGRGAVDMKDMDAMILAVVRQMVREGRKPARDVVVAFFADEEAGGTYGARYAVDHRPELFEGATEAVSEVGGFSVEINGHRAYLLQTAEKGLGWLRLVADGRAGHGSQVAHDNAVTHLAAAIARIGQHEWPMVVTPTVDALLRGVSDLTGLAYDPKDPAGVDRLIDALGPASRFVGATIRNTANPTQLSAGYKANVIPGRAEATIDVRFLAGHTTTGMATLRRLAGDKVRIEPIHEDIALEAPFSGHLVDSMVSAVLAEDRDATVLPYALSAGTDNKSLARLGITGYGFAPLQLPADLDFPGMFHGIDERVPVDSLKFGVRVLDRLLRDC comes from the coding sequence ATGACGTCTGCCTCCGACAGGTCCTCGCGTACCGCTCACCCCGACACCGTCCAGCAGGCCGCTGCACCGGTCCTGACGGCGCAGGACGAGGTGGTGCGGATCTGCCGAGACCTGTTGCGCATCGACACGTCGAACTACGGCGACAACGAGGGGCCGGGGGAGCGGGCCGCGGCGGAGTACGTCATGGGGCTCCTCCAGGAGGTCGGTCTCGACCCGGAGCTCTTCGAGTCGTCGCCCGGGCGCGCCAACGTCGTCGTGCGGATCCCGGGCCAGGACCCGAGCCGCCCCGCCCTCGTCCTGCACGGGCACCTCGACGTGGTGCCGGCGCAGGCCGCCGACTGGGCTGTCGACCCGTTCGCCGGCGAAGAGATCGACGGCCTCCTGTGGGGGCGCGGCGCCGTCGACATGAAGGACATGGACGCGATGATCCTCGCGGTCGTCCGGCAGATGGTCCGGGAGGGTCGCAAGCCTGCACGGGACGTCGTCGTCGCGTTCTTCGCCGACGAGGAGGCCGGCGGCACCTACGGCGCACGGTACGCGGTCGACCACCGCCCTGAGCTCTTCGAGGGCGCGACGGAAGCCGTCAGCGAGGTCGGCGGCTTCTCCGTCGAGATCAACGGGCACCGGGCATACCTCTTGCAGACCGCCGAGAAGGGCCTCGGGTGGCTTCGTCTCGTCGCCGACGGACGGGCCGGTCACGGCTCGCAGGTGGCGCACGACAACGCGGTGACTCACCTGGCTGCCGCGATCGCCCGGATCGGGCAGCACGAGTGGCCCATGGTCGTGACGCCGACGGTCGACGCTCTCCTGCGGGGCGTCTCGGACCTCACCGGACTCGCCTACGACCCGAAGGACCCAGCAGGCGTCGACCGGCTCATCGATGCGCTCGGACCGGCGTCCCGCTTCGTCGGCGCGACGATCCGCAACACCGCGAACCCCACCCAGCTGTCGGCCGGCTACAAGGCGAACGTCATCCCCGGGCGGGCGGAAGCGACGATCGACGTGCGCTTCCTCGCCGGTCACACGACGACCGGCATGGCGACGCTGCGCCGCCTCGCCGGCGACAAGGTCCGGATCGAACCCATCCACGAAGACATCGCTCTCGAGGCACCGTTCAGCGGGCACCTCGTCGACTCGATGGTCAGCGCCGTGCTCGCCGAGGACCGCGACGCCACGGTCCTGCCCTATGCGCTGTCAGCCGGGACGGACAACAAGTCGCTCGCTCGCCTGGGCATCACCGGATACGGGTTCGCCCCCTTGCAGCTGCCTGCCGACCTCGACTTCCCCGGTATGTTCCACGGCATCGACGAGCGCGTACCTGTCGACTCCCTGAAGTTCGGCGTGCGTGTCCTCGACCGTCTGCTGCGCGACTGCTAG
- a CDS encoding M3 family metallopeptidase, whose product MPDSSQLLDPANPFTTASTLPYALPDFARVLDEHYVPAVRAGMAEELAEVEAIVTDPEPPSVENTLEALERSGSLLDRVLSVLFNVSSADATESLEDIEELVAPELSAHHDAIFMDARLYARVAALDTAVRDGDVTVDAETSWLLENLLRDFRRSGIDLAPADQERLRDLNARITTLESAFGRKILAGANAASVLVDDVTDLDGMPADAIAAAALAAEERGESGKYLLEMQLPTQQGVLASLRRRDVRERVHRAATTRGATGDETDTRAILLELARLRAEHALLLGHEHHAAYIAEDATAKTTEAVTAILARLAPAAAANARREAHELQAALVTDLCDPGAVLEPWDWAYYAERLRKERYAIDDALLRPYLELDRVVRDGVFRAAHRLYGITFVDRPDLVGYHPDVQTFEVFDADGTGLGLFLADLYTRESKRGGAWMNTLVDQSDLLGLRPVVVNNLNIVRAPAGEPTLLVLDEVITLFHEFGHALHALFSDVRYPSHSGTEVPRDFVEYPSQVNEMWAWDEEILTGYALHHETGEPMPEQWVRTLIDSRQFNEGFATTEYLAAAILDQAWHTLTPDDVPTDVEDVLAFEAAALTAAGVDLDAVPPRYRTTYFNHVFGGGYSAGYYSYIWSEVLDADTVEWFGENGGLRRENGDAFRRALLSRGGSSDPMDAFVALRGRAPAIEALLARRGLASAPTEA is encoded by the coding sequence ATGCCTGACTCTTCGCAGCTGCTCGACCCAGCCAACCCGTTCACGACAGCCTCGACGCTGCCTTACGCGCTCCCCGACTTCGCCCGCGTGCTCGACGAGCACTATGTCCCGGCCGTCCGGGCAGGGATGGCCGAGGAGCTCGCCGAGGTCGAGGCGATCGTCACCGACCCCGAGCCGCCGAGCGTCGAGAACACCCTCGAGGCGCTCGAGCGCAGCGGATCGCTGCTCGACCGCGTCCTGAGCGTCCTGTTCAACGTCTCGAGCGCCGACGCGACGGAGAGCCTCGAGGACATCGAGGAGCTCGTCGCACCAGAGCTCTCCGCCCACCACGACGCGATCTTCATGGACGCGCGTCTCTACGCGCGCGTCGCAGCGCTCGACACCGCGGTCCGCGACGGCGACGTCACCGTCGACGCGGAGACGTCCTGGCTGCTGGAGAACCTCCTGCGCGACTTCCGACGCTCCGGCATCGATCTCGCACCCGCCGACCAGGAACGGCTCCGTGACCTCAACGCACGGATCACCACCCTCGAGTCCGCGTTCGGTCGCAAGATCCTCGCCGGCGCGAACGCCGCGAGCGTGCTCGTCGACGACGTCACCGACCTCGACGGGATGCCCGCCGACGCGATCGCCGCTGCCGCGCTCGCGGCCGAGGAGAGGGGCGAGAGCGGAAAGTACCTGCTCGAGATGCAGCTGCCCACCCAGCAGGGAGTCCTGGCCTCGTTGCGCCGACGCGACGTCCGCGAGCGCGTGCACCGAGCGGCCACCACCCGAGGCGCCACCGGCGACGAGACGGACACCCGCGCCATCCTCCTCGAGCTGGCACGCCTGCGTGCAGAGCACGCCCTGCTCCTCGGGCACGAGCACCACGCCGCCTACATCGCCGAGGACGCTACCGCGAAGACCACCGAGGCCGTGACCGCGATCCTCGCGCGTCTCGCGCCCGCCGCCGCAGCCAACGCGCGCCGCGAGGCCCACGAGCTCCAGGCTGCGCTCGTCACCGACCTGTGCGACCCCGGGGCCGTCCTCGAGCCGTGGGACTGGGCCTACTACGCCGAACGCCTCCGCAAGGAGCGCTACGCGATCGACGACGCCCTCCTGCGGCCCTACCTCGAGCTCGACCGGGTCGTCCGTGACGGGGTGTTCCGTGCCGCGCACCGTCTCTACGGCATCACGTTCGTCGACCGACCCGACCTCGTCGGCTACCACCCCGACGTCCAGACCTTCGAGGTCTTCGACGCCGACGGCACCGGCCTCGGGCTCTTCCTCGCGGACCTCTACACCCGCGAGTCCAAGCGCGGCGGCGCCTGGATGAACACCCTCGTCGACCAGAGCGACCTGCTCGGGCTCAGGCCCGTCGTCGTGAACAACCTCAACATCGTCCGCGCACCCGCAGGAGAGCCGACCCTCCTCGTGCTCGACGAGGTCATCACGCTCTTCCACGAGTTCGGCCACGCGCTGCACGCGCTCTTCTCCGACGTCCGCTACCCCTCGCACTCCGGAACCGAGGTGCCCCGAGACTTCGTCGAGTACCCCTCTCAGGTCAACGAGATGTGGGCATGGGACGAAGAGATCCTCACCGGCTACGCCCTCCACCACGAGACCGGCGAACCGATGCCCGAGCAGTGGGTCCGGACCCTCATCGACTCGCGCCAGTTCAACGAGGGCTTCGCGACGACCGAGTACCTCGCCGCCGCGATCCTCGACCAGGCCTGGCACACGCTCACGCCCGACGACGTACCGACCGACGTCGAGGACGTCCTCGCGTTCGAGGCGGCCGCGCTCACGGCCGCGGGCGTCGACCTGGACGCCGTCCCGCCGAGGTACCGCACGACCTACTTCAACCACGTCTTCGGCGGCGGCTACTCCGCGGGCTACTACTCGTACATCTGGTCCGAGGTCCTCGACGCGGACACGGTGGAGTGGTTCGGGGAGAACGGTGGGCTGCGGCGCGAGAACGGTGACGCGTTCCGTCGTGCGCTGCTCTCACGGGGTGGGTCGTCGGACCCGATGGACGCCTTCGTCGCGCTGCGAGGCCGCGCGCCGGCCATCGAAGCGCTCCTCGCTCGTCGGGGGCTCGCCTCGGCACCCACCGAGGCGTGA